Proteins encoded within one genomic window of Micromonospora halotolerans:
- a CDS encoding ATP-dependent DNA ligase → MDLPINPPVEPMLAKSVPQLPTDPGLTYEPKWDGFRCIIFRDGDEVELASRGGKTMTRYFPEVVEQARRQLPERCAVDGELIVIRRDGPGGKPRLDFELLAQRIHPAASRVKLLAETTPADFVAFDLLALDDELLTDRPYPERRGRLEKALAKVRPPVHVTQVTTDPETARRWFDVFEGAGLDGLIVKPADLPYEPGKRLMFKVKHARTADAVVAGFRWHKSGPVVGSLLLGLYDDAGVLHHIGVSSSFTAARRKELLDELEPYREVGGDHPWVHGDHERGQRIPGGVSRWTGGKNLEWEPLRPELVVEVGYDAMEGDRLRHTAQFVRWRPDRDPRSCTYEQLERPIRYDVDEVLRGDPAATAGEGTGRA, encoded by the coding sequence CTGCATCATCTTCCGCGACGGCGACGAGGTCGAGTTGGCCAGCCGCGGCGGCAAGACGATGACCCGCTACTTCCCGGAGGTGGTCGAGCAGGCGCGCCGCCAGCTCCCGGAGCGGTGCGCGGTCGACGGCGAGCTGATCGTGATCCGCCGGGACGGCCCCGGCGGCAAGCCTCGGCTCGACTTCGAGCTGCTCGCCCAGCGGATCCACCCGGCCGCCTCCCGGGTGAAGCTGCTCGCCGAGACCACCCCGGCCGACTTCGTCGCCTTCGACCTGCTCGCCCTCGACGACGAGCTGCTGACCGACCGGCCCTACCCGGAGCGCCGGGGCCGCCTGGAGAAGGCGCTGGCCAAGGTCCGCCCGCCGGTGCACGTCACCCAGGTGACCACCGACCCGGAGACGGCCCGGCGCTGGTTCGACGTGTTCGAGGGGGCGGGGCTGGACGGGCTCATCGTCAAGCCGGCCGACCTGCCCTACGAGCCGGGCAAGCGGCTGATGTTCAAGGTCAAGCACGCGCGCACCGCCGACGCCGTGGTGGCCGGGTTCCGCTGGCACAAGTCCGGCCCGGTGGTCGGCTCGCTGCTGCTCGGCCTCTACGACGACGCCGGGGTGCTGCACCACATCGGGGTCAGCTCCTCGTTCACGGCGGCCCGCCGCAAGGAGTTGCTGGACGAGCTGGAGCCCTACCGGGAGGTCGGCGGCGACCACCCGTGGGTGCACGGCGACCACGAGCGGGGGCAGCGCATCCCGGGCGGGGTGAGCCGGTGGACCGGCGGCAAGAACCTGGAGTGGGAGCCGCTACGCCCGGAGCTGGTGGTCGAGGTGGGCTACGACGCCATGGAGGGCGACCGGCTGCGGCACACCGCCCAGTTCGTCCGCTGGCGTCCCGACCGCGATCCCCGCTCCTGCACCTACGAGCAGCTGGAGCGCCCGATCCGCTACGACGTCGACGAGGTGCTCCGGGGGGACCCGGCGGCAACCGCCGGCGAGGGGACGGGCCGGGCGTAG